In one Microbacterium invictum genomic region, the following are encoded:
- a CDS encoding sulfite exporter TauE/SafE family protein, with the protein MLDLSPFAWALLAFAALVIGLSKTAVPGAGTVAVASFAAVLPARESTGTILLLLILADMFAITMYVRHVNWRALLRLAPAIVAGLLVGVLFLAVADDAWVKRTIGVLLLGVIVVTLVRRRMASALVEGPPRRGAAAVYGTLGGFTTMVANAAGPVMSMYFLAARFPVKEFLGTAAWLFAIVNISKLPFSIGLGLITVPGLVLDAILAPLVVAGALGGRWIADRIDQRLFERLVIVLTIVGAVYLLI; encoded by the coding sequence GTGCTCGACCTCAGCCCGTTCGCGTGGGCGCTCCTGGCCTTCGCGGCGCTGGTCATCGGGCTGTCGAAGACCGCGGTGCCGGGTGCGGGCACCGTCGCTGTGGCGTCGTTCGCCGCGGTGCTGCCCGCCCGCGAGTCGACCGGCACGATCCTCCTGCTGCTGATCCTCGCCGACATGTTCGCCATCACGATGTACGTGCGGCATGTCAACTGGCGTGCCCTGCTGCGGCTGGCGCCGGCGATCGTGGCCGGGCTGCTGGTCGGGGTGCTCTTCCTCGCCGTCGCCGATGACGCCTGGGTCAAGCGCACGATCGGGGTGCTCCTTCTCGGGGTGATCGTGGTGACGCTGGTGCGGCGCCGCATGGCCTCCGCTCTGGTCGAGGGACCGCCTCGCCGCGGCGCCGCCGCGGTCTACGGCACCCTGGGGGGCTTCACGACGATGGTCGCGAACGCCGCCGGACCGGTGATGTCGATGTACTTCCTGGCCGCACGATTCCCGGTCAAGGAGTTCCTCGGCACGGCGGCCTGGCTCTTCGCGATCGTGAACATCAGCAAGCTGCCCTTCTCGATCGGCCTCGGCCTGATCACCGTCCCGGGCCTCGTGCTCGACGCGATCCTCGCCCCGCTCGTGGTGGCGGGGGCCCTCGGGGGTCGCTGGATCGCCGACCGGATCGATCAGCGGCTGTTCGAGCGCCTCGTCATCGTCCTCACGATCGTCGGCGCGGTGTACCTGCTGATCTGA
- a CDS encoding uroporphyrinogen-III synthase has protein sequence MNHAAQDPHAKPLVGWRVLVPRGGPWGDGVAASLRRQGATPIIAPLINFAPTRDHETLERALTDLAAGAFRWLTVTSATTVDVLYAYRATIPASTKVAAVGETTSAALQAVGYKVDLVPERDNSAAGMAEQLIALEPEPVDILTLRSEIAKPVLTRSLSDAGHRVRSVVAYRTVGVPVADRVARDVESGRINAILVTSGSVAEQVHAQFPRIPDSTVIAAIGPRTARDARRAGLEVDVVAETQTVDALIAAVATFSLPHAADEFAPQTGVIRLPGISRED, from the coding sequence ATGAACCACGCAGCTCAGGACCCGCACGCCAAGCCCCTCGTGGGGTGGCGCGTCCTCGTGCCCCGCGGGGGACCGTGGGGCGACGGGGTGGCGGCGTCCCTGCGTCGGCAGGGGGCGACCCCGATCATCGCGCCGCTGATCAACTTCGCTCCCACCCGGGATCACGAGACGCTCGAGAGGGCGCTGACCGACCTCGCCGCCGGGGCGTTCCGCTGGCTGACGGTGACGAGTGCGACGACCGTCGACGTGCTCTACGCCTATCGCGCCACGATCCCCGCATCGACGAAGGTCGCCGCGGTGGGTGAGACCACGTCGGCGGCGCTGCAGGCCGTCGGTTACAAGGTGGATCTGGTGCCCGAGCGCGACAACTCCGCGGCGGGGATGGCCGAGCAGCTGATCGCCCTCGAGCCCGAGCCGGTCGACATCCTCACGCTCCGCAGCGAGATCGCCAAACCTGTCCTCACGCGGAGCCTCAGCGACGCCGGTCATCGGGTGCGCAGCGTCGTCGCCTATCGCACCGTCGGGGTCCCGGTCGCCGACCGCGTCGCCCGGGATGTCGAGAGCGGCCGCATCAACGCCATCCTCGTTACCAGTGGGTCGGTGGCCGAGCAGGTGCACGCCCAGTTCCCCCGCATCCCCGACTCGACGGTGATCGCCGCGATCGGTCCGCGGACGGCGCGTGACGCCCGGCGCGCGGGTCTCGAGGTCGACGTCGTCGCCGAGACCCAGACGGTCGACGCTCTCATCGCCGCGGTCGCGACGTTCTCGCTGCCCCACGCTGCGGACGAGTTCGCGCCGCAGACCGGAGTGATCCGGTTACCGGGCATCAGCCGCGAAGACTGA